In Fibrobacter sp. UWB2, the following are encoded in one genomic region:
- a CDS encoding response regulator transcription factor — protein MTQNTSSTNILIIEDEIAIAEGLVDLCELNGYRVKHVVDGESGLAEALSGQYGLVLLDLMLPGMDGFTVCDKIREKDKSLPIIILSAKNSDDDIINGLKFGADDYIPKPFSVPMLLARIEAVLRRSRQTMENEGKLVAGNLRVNFREYTGVRGTEELAFTRKEIEILEYLWNNRDHAIPRSELLRKVWGYENAESVDTRTVDIHITKLRKKIEDDPAHPKLLVTFRGEGYQMRSAPECEKSV, from the coding sequence ATGACTCAGAATACAAGCAGCACAAACATCCTCATCATCGAAGATGAAATTGCCATTGCCGAAGGCCTCGTGGACCTCTGCGAGCTCAACGGTTACCGCGTCAAACACGTTGTTGACGGCGAAAGCGGCCTTGCCGAAGCACTCTCCGGACAGTACGGACTTGTACTGCTGGACCTCATGCTTCCGGGCATGGACGGCTTTACCGTTTGCGACAAGATTCGCGAAAAGGACAAGAGCCTCCCGATCATCATCCTTTCTGCAAAGAATTCCGATGACGATATCATCAACGGTCTCAAGTTCGGTGCCGACGACTACATCCCGAAGCCGTTCTCCGTACCGATGCTCCTTGCACGTATCGAAGCAGTGCTCCGCCGTAGCCGCCAGACGATGGAAAATGAAGGCAAGCTTGTTGCCGGCAACCTCCGCGTGAACTTCCGTGAATACACGGGCGTGCGCGGTACAGAAGAGCTGGCATTCACCCGCAAGGAAATTGAAATTCTTGAATACCTCTGGAACAACCGCGACCATGCCATTCCGCGTTCCGAGCTCCTCCGCAAGGTCTGGGGTTACGAAAATGCAGAATCCGTGGATACCCGTACGGTCGACATCCACATCACCAAGCTCCGCAAGAAGATCGAAGACGATCCGGCTCATCCGAAGCTGCTCGTCACGTTCCGCGGTGAAGGTTACCAGATGCGCTCGGCTCCAGAATGCGAGAAATCAGTATAA